A section of the Thermotoga caldifontis AZM44c09 genome encodes:
- a CDS encoding CRISPR-associated endonuclease Cas4/Cas1, with amino-acid sequence MEEIPVSAINAYLYCPYRCYIEYVKGQFVTNAHVEEGRFLSQKIEKKVQTKDYKKKSQVFVQSRRYGLYGTIDQTVVKQDRIVIVETKKGAADRPYENDVLQLLAYMVCCSESFEIELEKVSGKLVYLGSQKTFEVLPNDELLGKLRSVVESIRSLSSNPPKPQYSRKRCDPCSLINICMPEKNQGEGNVQRKIMPTNQLTRPLFVCTQGAYIGKMGESVQVTYAGEELLRLHKSLLNALYLFGNVQVSTHALKMLAESEIPIVFSDTAGRFSFLCFSGSSKNINLRLKQYETRQDPEKRLKIAKQIVLGKLKNQLFVLRRKSLIDGSRMKRFKELLQSVESCRSIEELMGVEGLFASEYFDAYSKAFDDSWKFVNRNKRPPTDPINALLSFGYMMLHGTVLTAVLGVGFDPLIGVLHNHHYGRFSLALDLMEEFRPILVDQLVLSLVNLGHIKLSDFVENLEGSYTLTDRGLKKFVEAYKEKLETKHYHPLLKMSVEYARIIEAQARVFEKCILGEISTYIPFTVTK; translated from the coding sequence ATGGAAGAAATTCCGGTATCTGCCATAAATGCCTATCTATACTGTCCATACAGATGTTACATAGAATACGTGAAGGGTCAGTTCGTGACGAACGCACACGTTGAAGAAGGACGTTTCCTGTCCCAGAAGATCGAGAAAAAAGTGCAGACCAAGGATTACAAGAAAAAATCTCAGGTTTTTGTTCAATCACGAAGGTATGGTCTTTACGGGACCATAGATCAGACTGTTGTTAAGCAGGACAGGATTGTGATCGTCGAGACGAAAAAGGGTGCCGCAGATCGACCGTATGAAAACGATGTTCTGCAGCTGCTGGCTTACATGGTCTGCTGTTCGGAAAGTTTCGAGATCGAGCTCGAAAAAGTGAGTGGCAAATTGGTGTATCTCGGTTCTCAAAAGACTTTCGAAGTTCTTCCAAACGACGAGCTGCTGGGAAAGTTACGCTCTGTCGTTGAATCCATAAGAAGCCTTTCGAGTAATCCACCTAAGCCACAGTATTCTCGAAAAAGATGCGATCCATGTTCGTTGATCAACATATGCATGCCCGAAAAGAATCAAGGTGAAGGGAACGTGCAGCGAAAGATCATGCCGACCAACCAGCTGACACGGCCATTGTTTGTCTGCACACAGGGAGCCTACATAGGCAAAATGGGAGAAAGCGTGCAGGTAACCTACGCGGGAGAGGAACTGCTGAGGTTGCACAAGTCTCTCTTGAACGCGCTCTATCTGTTTGGGAACGTTCAGGTGTCAACGCATGCGTTGAAAATGCTTGCAGAATCCGAAATTCCCATAGTTTTCAGCGACACGGCAGGACGTTTTTCGTTCCTGTGCTTTTCGGGAAGCTCGAAGAACATCAACCTGAGACTCAAGCAGTATGAGACCAGACAGGATCCTGAAAAAAGATTGAAGATCGCAAAACAGATCGTACTTGGTAAGCTGAAGAATCAACTGTTCGTGCTGAGGAGAAAGTCTCTGATCGATGGTTCGAGGATGAAAAGATTTAAAGAGTTGCTGCAGAGTGTTGAGTCATGCCGAAGCATCGAGGAACTCATGGGTGTGGAAGGACTGTTCGCGAGTGAGTATTTTGACGCTTACTCCAAGGCCTTTGACGATTCCTGGAAATTCGTCAACAGGAACAAAAGACCCCCCACTGATCCCATAAACGCGTTGCTGAGCTTCGGGTACATGATGCTTCACGGCACGGTGCTCACAGCGGTGCTGGGTGTGGGCTTCGATCCCCTCATAGGCGTTCTTCACAATCATCATTACGGAAGATTTTCACTCGCGCTCGATTTGATGGAAGAGTTTCGTCCCATCCTTGTGGATCAGCTCGTGCTTTCTCTGGTGAATCTCGGGCACATCAAACTTTCAGATTTTGTTGAGAATCTGGAAGGTTCTTATACACTCACTGATAGGGGTCTCAAGAAATTTGTAGAGGCTTATAAAGAGAAACTTGAGACAAAGCACTATCACCCATTGTTGAAAATGTCAGTCGAATACGCCAGGATTATTGAGGCGCAAGCACGGGTCTTTGAAAAGTGCATACTTGGTGAGATCAGCACTTACATTCCTTTCACGGTGACAAAATGA
- the cas3 gene encoding type I-D CRISPR-associated helicase Cas3' produces the protein MGYSVPVLEEDGRTWVDHQVRTYRELENSDVVINVYPTGTGKTLAVLNAIRKLNIDRVLIIAPVNELINQYEATVERFVQEHRLGHRVFLVTSQSLEEMDSSSHSRALRSILSAERAIAITNPDIVFYVLLQRYGARARSGDLLVKLFKFPQLVVFDEFHVYDPGRLFFAFALIATSRYFNLRQKYIFMTATPSRYVDNAFTKLGLRVSRIGLEENSSQDFKPAASPVYVELVRGSGKLDEHMDLILQIVKEHADKDILIVSDSLSRLAKLAHYLRSNGIEFGMVTGPMSRGERITALRKRLILATTTIDVGYEISRPEKDRQGLDVVIFEASTAEDIVQRLGRVGRVLGKNRTDVPAYAYMFVPARIFSAVQKILEESNDRLGFARSVQSKLSLSVENLKREYLGPQGLVLAFYEDFFTLLFPKDYKDLLREYFQLLESLFGLERNFLSRHSRRIELDFYYFAKSLLDEECESAEHVLERSPQLREKIRTTYQDDELCGACAVYRKFVEKLILSFRSEFTQKVYVVDPKKFCGTERFVYDKFFVLTRYRVRKLGKSVIPVDMRGIVNEAYELLEPLEKPEKVHLSIVTRSEKKFFIPTKVESQMFDMKALELDGLPVYRLSPEEESECFFMDLAVREAEINGWKEKVVIGTDAIKAVSYLSEKPWECDLFPQ, from the coding sequence ATGGGTTATTCGGTACCGGTACTGGAGGAAGATGGGAGAACGTGGGTAGACCATCAGGTCAGAACGTACAGGGAGCTGGAAAACAGCGACGTAGTCATAAACGTCTATCCAACGGGAACTGGTAAGACGCTGGCAGTGTTGAACGCCATCAGAAAGCTGAACATTGACAGAGTGCTCATCATCGCTCCAGTGAACGAATTGATAAACCAGTACGAAGCTACTGTGGAACGATTCGTGCAGGAACACAGGCTTGGGCACAGAGTCTTTCTTGTGACCTCGCAGAGCCTTGAGGAAATGGATAGTTCGTCACACTCACGTGCCCTTAGATCGATCCTCTCGGCAGAAAGAGCCATAGCCATCACGAACCCCGACATAGTCTTCTACGTTCTTCTTCAAAGGTACGGTGCGAGAGCAAGATCTGGAGATCTGCTGGTGAAGCTGTTCAAATTTCCTCAGCTTGTTGTATTTGATGAGTTTCACGTGTACGATCCTGGCAGATTGTTTTTCGCGTTCGCCTTGATCGCAACTTCCCGTTACTTTAACCTGAGGCAGAAGTACATCTTCATGACGGCGACACCGAGTAGATACGTGGACAACGCTTTTACCAAGCTGGGACTAAGGGTGAGCCGAATTGGGTTAGAAGAAAACAGTTCGCAAGATTTCAAACCGGCTGCTTCACCCGTGTACGTCGAGCTTGTGCGTGGTTCTGGGAAACTGGATGAACACATGGACCTGATCCTGCAGATCGTCAAAGAACACGCCGACAAAGACATTCTGATCGTGTCCGATTCGCTCTCTCGTCTCGCAAAACTCGCACACTATTTGAGAAGCAATGGGATCGAATTTGGAATGGTGACTGGTCCGATGTCGCGCGGAGAGAGGATCACGGCCCTGCGTAAAAGGCTGATACTCGCCACAACGACCATAGATGTCGGGTACGAAATCAGCAGGCCAGAAAAGGACCGTCAGGGATTAGACGTCGTTATTTTTGAAGCATCAACAGCTGAAGATATAGTTCAGAGACTCGGGCGTGTGGGCAGGGTGCTGGGTAAGAACCGCACGGACGTCCCTGCCTACGCGTACATGTTCGTTCCTGCGAGAATTTTCTCGGCTGTTCAGAAGATACTTGAGGAATCAAACGACAGGTTGGGGTTCGCCAGAAGTGTGCAGAGCAAGCTGTCTTTGTCCGTCGAGAACTTGAAAAGAGAGTATTTGGGACCTCAAGGATTGGTCCTGGCGTTCTACGAGGATTTCTTCACACTCCTCTTTCCGAAGGATTACAAAGATCTCTTAAGAGAGTATTTCCAGTTGCTCGAATCTCTGTTTGGCCTTGAAAGGAATTTTCTGAGTCGGCATTCGAGGAGGATCGAACTGGATTTTTACTACTTCGCAAAAAGTTTGTTGGATGAAGAATGTGAGAGTGCCGAACATGTTCTGGAAAGATCACCGCAGCTGCGTGAAAAGATCAGAACGACCTATCAGGACGATGAATTGTGTGGAGCATGTGCTGTGTACAGAAAATTTGTGGAAAAGCTCATCCTGAGTTTCAGAAGTGAGTTCACACAGAAGGTATACGTTGTTGATCCAAAAAAATTCTGCGGTACGGAGCGCTTCGTCTACGACAAATTCTTCGTGTTAACTCGATACAGGGTGAGAAAGCTGGGGAAAAGCGTTATACCCGTCGACATGAGAGGAATAGTCAACGAAGCGTACGAGCTTCTGGAACCTCTCGAAAAGCCGGAAAAGGTTCATTTGAGCATCGTGACCAGATCGGAAAAGAAATTCTTCATACCGACCAAGGTGGAGTCACAGATGTTCGACATGAAGGCTCTAGAACTCGACGGTCTACCTGTCTACCGTTTAAGTCCAGAGGAAGAAAGCGAATGCTTCTTCATGGATCTTGCTGTGAGAGAAGCCGAAATCAACGGATGGAAAGAGAAAGTTGTCATAGGAACCGACGCGATAAAAGCTGTCAGCTATCTTTCCGAGAAGCCCTGGGAATGTGACCTTTTTCCCCAGTGA
- the cas5d gene encoding type I-D CRISPR-associated protein Cas5/Csc1: MYLYRCVLTTHEELFFASKEVSSMFVTVPFIGNYALAYALGFAQQSYVGFDTPRYQKDLSGVKAYVFPAKFVKYNWTTTSFNSIGEGFFLSMEENVVVDATVLREHAGKKPRPRNSPQLGQFKMVAPESVAIFYVLTPEKIAFPKFIRLGKLMSKCELSVELLEAKEREGEFVCQHPINPIDLPSSYDLLSYEVISMKPVPLIENVKMRGRYLEVRTITDQSIEQNVFLPSQVFYFASGSG; this comes from the coding sequence ATGTACCTTTACAGATGCGTTTTAACAACGCATGAGGAACTTTTCTTTGCCAGCAAGGAAGTTTCTTCGATGTTCGTGACGGTTCCTTTCATAGGAAACTACGCCCTGGCTTACGCGCTTGGCTTTGCCCAGCAAAGCTACGTGGGATTCGATACCCCTCGCTACCAGAAAGACTTGAGTGGTGTGAAAGCTTACGTGTTTCCCGCGAAATTCGTGAAGTACAACTGGACAACCACGAGTTTCAACTCGATAGGTGAAGGATTCTTCCTCAGTATGGAAGAAAACGTGGTGGTCGATGCAACCGTACTGCGAGAACATGCCGGGAAAAAACCGAGGCCGCGAAATTCTCCACAGCTCGGGCAGTTCAAGATGGTCGCACCGGAAAGTGTGGCGATCTTCTACGTTCTCACACCCGAGAAAATCGCGTTTCCCAAGTTCATACGGCTCGGCAAGCTGATGAGCAAATGCGAGCTGAGCGTTGAACTGCTGGAAGCAAAAGAGCGTGAAGGTGAATTTGTGTGCCAGCATCCCATAAATCCGATAGATTTGCCGAGCTCGTACGATCTACTCAGCTACGAGGTCATTTCCATGAAACCTGTTCCATTGATCGAAAACGTGAAAATGCGCGGTAGATACCTGGAGGTTCGAACGATCACCGATCAGAGCATAGAGCAAAATGTGTTTCTGCCAAGCCAGGTCTTTTATTTCGCATCGGGGAGTGGTTAG
- the cas7d gene encoding type I-D CRISPR-associated protein Cas7/Csc2, with protein MVLKSPVSEKLRSFFVKGEFPVKPESRFVSIVVLRKSESELILRTDEGISKELTYMGFADKNIKTRVVFSKRKVVAPERRTGREFLRFYGLFDVDCSINGQMCGKCVDCQLYGFAAAEKGGTSKGSLKSRVLSDTAYSILPASEITEILTINALSELGTMTEVTEKGLEMRESLASVECVKPETHFVDVETLRDVREEEFVYCLGNILRTTRYGAVTSRIGKVKNEIVAIIGSDAELLSSLQLTKAVWDKLDAPVKQHPLPHDKVKEALLECVEESLKDAPATVQILKERELEDLLKEIREIYANPVEKGFVDALKNLKKLPIDAEAR; from the coding sequence ATGGTTCTGAAAAGTCCAGTATCTGAGAAGCTGAGAAGTTTCTTCGTCAAAGGCGAATTTCCAGTCAAACCAGAATCTCGCTTCGTCAGCATCGTCGTGTTGAGAAAATCAGAATCCGAACTCATTCTTCGAACCGATGAAGGCATCAGCAAAGAACTGACGTACATGGGATTCGCGGACAAAAACATCAAAACTCGAGTTGTGTTCTCCAAGAGGAAAGTCGTGGCACCGGAGAGGAGAACGGGAAGAGAGTTCTTAAGGTTTTACGGGCTGTTCGATGTGGACTGTTCGATCAACGGACAGATGTGCGGAAAGTGTGTGGATTGCCAGCTGTACGGTTTTGCCGCGGCCGAGAAAGGAGGCACGTCGAAAGGTAGCCTGAAATCGAGGGTCCTGTCCGACACAGCCTATTCCATTCTTCCGGCGTCGGAGATAACGGAGATTCTCACGATCAATGCTCTGAGCGAGTTGGGCACCATGACTGAAGTTACCGAGAAGGGATTGGAAATGCGAGAGAGCCTCGCGAGCGTGGAGTGCGTCAAACCTGAAACGCATTTTGTCGATGTAGAAACTCTCAGAGACGTTCGTGAAGAAGAGTTTGTCTACTGTTTAGGCAACATTCTGAGAACGACGAGGTACGGTGCGGTCACTTCGAGGATCGGTAAAGTGAAAAACGAAATAGTTGCGATCATAGGTTCCGACGCAGAGCTACTCAGCTCCCTGCAACTGACGAAGGCTGTTTGGGACAAACTTGATGCACCGGTGAAACAGCACCCACTGCCCCACGATAAAGTGAAGGAGGCACTTTTGGAATGCGTTGAGGAATCTTTAAAAGATGCACCGGCAACTGTGCAGATCTTGAAGGAACGGGAACTTGAAGATCTGCTCAAGGAAATACGTGAGATTTACGCAAATCCCGTAGAAAAGGGATTTGTTGATGCTCTAAAAAACTTAAAGAAACTTCCAATTGATGCCGAAGCGAGATGA
- a CDS encoding HD domain-containing protein yields the protein MTEQDRARMVRAILNVEKFYGSQYHTSGPKAGRSFADHFVNVALVSYQLAKLCESLGILPPEHVKLSFYAGLIHDTNKILESTLRQSADLESIRQILERLDVGDEDVLRDESLKILQACVGLHQASGLSGMELLFNKGAFDEKAKILTRIVKFADKFDNFKDVDLSIDDSLKASCEAVLEELSELTNKKFQFTHLFYFKLREYRGALTEIIYEVMNRLLEEKFEMVAIARFPNGTVYLSKRRVNFDEQSYKQFVDELSDRILNDSPFANAVADAAATFSPTGVRFSDSAFELDWRSLLSRILSVSRKSKYEASAVFVDGLRKLFDKLKEELSEKSEEYTRARAVFKEIVGVDPDDPNDLPRSGKLEAVYSEISKKISIENDQLDELVQKLMSLEGVYRVFQSKQKSPTLQAVMREYLESTLELNGFWLPRSEIFKNAFAHYGKYETTCSVCGMSAEKGRIVEIRSAEGPELKVQYFTNRLTAHAVKEPRRMVCQFCRLQFLATKAKLPFSGEKEVLFILIPSNFYPQEFLEILKASYDELENAPSKGRRSKIPQNIMNLIYGPAGTSRKLPHTVFGNMTYFSFTSSAADSWQKLAALAALHAVRIVRNLPVRVLVTTDVLLLQDDIEFSSDVYIKDLPAVAQKILESSSSRDMWAQFAGYLDDGRVLEKFFEFVKQPSNIDRAALVGRLWGETIRNDVAFNLFKIFGGDEMREIQEMAKLARSWAHRRTDSPKVSDHQYLKPFTDAFSAVRKFDPKLGEDEKDLEALLLESVSRSLPENAGIDQAKAFVDEFLNFLKTIGNGDLLKGREILIADFSKYKNVFLGNIRLISLERKAQGEKSGEEGEPDGSEKSSI from the coding sequence ATGACGGAGCAAGATAGGGCAAGAATGGTTAGAGCCATCCTGAACGTAGAGAAATTCTACGGGTCTCAATATCACACAAGCGGGCCAAAGGCTGGAAGATCTTTTGCGGATCACTTCGTGAACGTGGCTCTTGTAAGCTATCAGTTGGCAAAACTGTGTGAGAGTCTGGGAATACTTCCGCCTGAGCACGTGAAGCTTTCGTTCTACGCTGGTTTGATCCACGACACCAACAAGATCCTCGAAAGCACCTTAAGGCAGAGTGCGGACCTGGAAAGTATAAGGCAAATTCTTGAAAGACTCGATGTCGGTGACGAGGACGTTCTCCGCGATGAGAGTCTGAAAATTCTGCAGGCTTGTGTCGGTCTTCATCAAGCGAGTGGACTCAGCGGGATGGAACTTCTTTTCAACAAGGGTGCTTTTGACGAAAAAGCAAAGATCCTGACGAGGATTGTCAAGTTCGCAGACAAGTTTGACAACTTCAAGGACGTCGATCTGTCAATCGATGATAGTTTGAAAGCATCGTGCGAAGCAGTCCTCGAAGAGCTGAGCGAATTGACAAATAAAAAATTTCAGTTCACACACCTGTTCTACTTCAAGCTCAGAGAGTACAGGGGGGCTCTGACCGAAATCATCTACGAAGTGATGAACAGGTTGCTGGAAGAAAAATTCGAAATGGTCGCCATCGCACGGTTTCCAAACGGAACCGTTTATCTGTCAAAACGCAGAGTGAATTTCGATGAACAGAGTTACAAACAGTTTGTTGACGAACTTTCGGATAGGATTCTCAACGATTCTCCCTTTGCGAACGCCGTTGCCGATGCGGCAGCGACCTTCTCGCCAACTGGTGTCAGATTCTCAGACAGCGCTTTTGAACTGGACTGGCGAAGTTTGTTGAGCAGAATTTTATCTGTATCGAGGAAATCCAAATACGAAGCGAGCGCAGTTTTCGTGGATGGCTTGAGAAAGCTGTTCGATAAGCTCAAAGAGGAACTGTCCGAAAAGAGTGAAGAATACACAAGAGCTCGTGCTGTGTTCAAGGAAATTGTGGGTGTCGATCCTGATGATCCTAATGACCTACCAAGGTCGGGGAAACTCGAGGCTGTCTATTCCGAAATATCCAAAAAGATTTCCATCGAGAACGACCAGCTGGATGAACTCGTGCAAAAGTTAATGTCGCTCGAAGGAGTGTACAGAGTTTTCCAGAGCAAACAAAAGAGTCCAACGCTCCAAGCGGTGATGAGAGAATACCTCGAATCGACGCTCGAGCTGAACGGTTTCTGGTTACCAAGATCCGAGATATTCAAAAATGCATTCGCACATTACGGAAAATACGAAACAACCTGCTCCGTGTGTGGAATGAGTGCAGAAAAGGGTCGCATAGTCGAGATCAGATCGGCGGAGGGCCCTGAGCTGAAAGTTCAGTATTTCACGAACAGGCTCACAGCCCACGCGGTGAAAGAACCTCGAAGGATGGTCTGTCAGTTCTGCAGATTACAGTTCCTGGCAACGAAGGCAAAGCTACCATTCAGCGGTGAAAAGGAAGTTCTGTTCATTTTGATTCCGTCCAACTTCTATCCCCAGGAGTTTCTCGAGATACTCAAGGCAAGCTACGATGAGCTTGAGAATGCGCCATCAAAAGGAAGGCGCTCGAAGATCCCGCAGAACATCATGAACCTCATCTACGGACCTGCTGGAACGTCCAGAAAGCTTCCGCACACCGTTTTCGGCAACATGACATACTTTTCTTTCACCTCCTCGGCGGCAGATAGCTGGCAAAAACTCGCCGCTCTCGCAGCCTTACACGCTGTCAGGATCGTTCGGAACCTGCCGGTCAGGGTACTCGTCACTACGGACGTGCTACTTTTACAGGATGACATCGAATTCAGTTCCGACGTGTACATCAAGGATTTGCCCGCGGTTGCACAGAAGATTCTGGAAAGTTCCTCAAGCAGGGATATGTGGGCTCAGTTCGCTGGATATCTCGATGACGGCAGGGTTCTTGAAAAATTCTTTGAATTTGTAAAACAGCCGTCGAACATCGATAGAGCCGCGCTGGTGGGCAGACTGTGGGGAGAAACGATCAGGAACGATGTCGCGTTCAATCTGTTCAAGATATTCGGGGGTGATGAAATGAGAGAGATCCAGGAGATGGCAAAACTTGCAAGAAGCTGGGCCCATCGGAGAACTGACAGCCCGAAGGTGAGTGATCATCAGTACCTGAAGCCCTTCACAGACGCTTTCTCGGCCGTGAGGAAATTCGATCCGAAGCTGGGCGAAGACGAAAAAGACCTCGAAGCTCTCCTGCTGGAATCCGTTTCAAGGTCCCTACCAGAAAACGCGGGCATTGATCAGGCAAAGGCGTTCGTTGACGAGTTTCTAAACTTTCTCAAAACTATCGGGAACGGTGATCTCTTGAAAGGCAGGGAGATACTTATCGCCGATTTTTCCAAGTACAAGAACGTGTTTCTGGGAAACATCAGGCTGATTTCGCTTGAGAGGAAAGCTCAAGGTGAAAAATCCGGTGAGGAGGGTGAGCCAGATGGTTCTGAAAAGTCCAGTATCTGA
- a CDS encoding helix-turn-helix transcriptional regulator, whose protein sequence is MKRRDVENKINRIYRIMSKLMKGAKVHTRQLAEELNVTLRTVERYIEEMKMAGIPVVNRRGVVELQKDFVVDHDYTLSLTARQKKILLLIVELAKKYFGTLYFDDLKEIELKIRDSLQLDSFFWKYATRVDYYYLLNPKSEFIDRNTVEVLEEAMERRYVVSFNYRHPILGWRNYTVEPYRFVFTDEHWYLFCREVSRNFELLLRVSRIHPPVQATGKTFSMPTTHEIESKLSKVWGTHFSNNSYQIEVWFSKKVANKVRETIRHQTQRIRELGDGSLIYSVNICGYREFISWVLSWGAEAKLLSPEWMRKKVIDEINRMRAIYAQDDRH, encoded by the coding sequence ATGAAGCGAAGAGATGTAGAGAATAAGATCAACCGTATTTACAGGATCATGAGCAAATTGATGAAAGGTGCAAAAGTTCACACTCGGCAACTCGCCGAGGAGTTGAACGTGACGCTTCGCACGGTCGAAAGATACATCGAGGAGATGAAGATGGCGGGTATTCCCGTAGTTAATCGCCGTGGGGTTGTCGAGCTGCAGAAAGACTTCGTCGTGGACCATGACTATACACTGTCGCTCACAGCGAGGCAGAAGAAGATACTCTTGCTGATCGTGGAGTTGGCGAAGAAGTATTTTGGTACTCTCTACTTCGATGATTTGAAGGAAATAGAGCTGAAAATCCGCGACTCGCTACAGCTGGATAGCTTCTTCTGGAAATACGCAACGAGGGTCGATTATTATTACCTGCTGAACCCGAAGTCTGAATTCATAGATCGAAACACCGTCGAAGTCTTAGAGGAAGCGATGGAGCGTCGCTACGTCGTTTCTTTCAACTACAGACATCCAATACTTGGATGGAGGAACTACACTGTCGAACCGTACAGGTTCGTTTTCACCGACGAGCACTGGTATTTATTCTGCCGAGAAGTCTCGAGAAACTTCGAGCTACTTCTGCGTGTGTCGCGCATACATCCGCCAGTGCAGGCCACGGGTAAGACTTTTTCAATGCCCACGACTCACGAGATAGAATCTAAGCTTTCCAAGGTCTGGGGTACGCACTTCTCGAACAACAGCTATCAGATCGAGGTCTGGTTCTCGAAGAAGGTCGCAAACAAGGTGCGGGAAACCATAAGGCATCAAACCCAGCGTATTCGGGAGCTTGGGGACGGATCTCTGATCTATTCTGTGAACATTTGTGGATACAGAGAATTCATCTCGTGGGTTCTATCGTGGGGGGCGGAGGCCAAACTGCTGTCACCAGAGTGGATGAGGAAAAAAGTGATCGACGAGATAAACCGTATGAGAGCCATCTACGCTCAAGACGACAGACATTAG
- the cas6 gene encoding CRISPR system precrRNA processing endoribonuclease RAMP protein Cas6: MIESFIFISPCTDVFIDNPTERLHGALIKTIASKFSIEKIHGPSRDRFSLSLIYDLSLASVRHFKKGETYFFRITSMSDDIHIGFLKQLALNPKLKLRDVDFEVIEVRTATEFNFDESIMDTIYFISPTTFRISKNQNLPLPDPERIARNLSNLLGVAVDLPPLKEACIKTKAVSFAKHVVIGFTGYVRFDKPLRELHLFHFAGMGYSTARGLGSVIVRGVVPLDEEVSRRHQRFMNHEAKRCRE, encoded by the coding sequence TTGATCGAAAGTTTTATTTTCATATCACCGTGCACGGATGTCTTCATCGATAATCCAACCGAAAGACTCCACGGAGCCTTAATAAAGACGATAGCAAGCAAGTTCTCGATCGAAAAGATCCACGGACCGTCTCGCGATCGCTTCTCTTTATCTCTCATCTACGATCTTTCCCTCGCTTCAGTCAGGCACTTCAAGAAGGGTGAAACTTATTTCTTCAGGATCACCTCGATGTCTGATGACATTCACATTGGTTTCCTCAAGCAGCTCGCGCTCAACCCGAAATTGAAACTGCGGGATGTGGATTTCGAAGTGATCGAAGTTCGAACGGCCACGGAGTTCAACTTTGACGAATCGATTATGGACACAATTTATTTCATTTCACCAACGACTTTCAGGATTTCCAAAAATCAAAACCTCCCTTTGCCTGATCCGGAGAGAATCGCCAGGAATCTATCGAACCTGCTGGGGGTTGCTGTGGACTTACCGCCACTGAAAGAAGCGTGCATCAAGACCAAAGCGGTGAGCTTTGCGAAACACGTTGTTATAGGCTTCACAGGTTACGTGCGCTTCGACAAACCGCTCCGTGAACTTCATCTGTTCCACTTTGCAGGAATGGGTTATTCCACTGCCAGGGGCCTCGGTTCAGTCATTGTCAGGGGTGTGGTGCCGCTGGATGAAGAAGTTTCCAGACGGCACCAGAGGTTCATGAACCATGAAGCGAAGAGATGTAGAGAATAA
- a CDS encoding sulfurtransferase TusA family protein, whose translation MKRGKGVLNLFKILSNQTRLDILMLLRESCLTASEVAEKLKIDLSTACRYLSQMVESGILNVVKTPSGDRYDFSSVRVLRMLEEAVGLVYEDGEDLDVQSQKVNEFTQSKKCLDVRGQMCPVPEIMTKKELEKLQPGETLFVLCDYPLSAERITSFALRNGYRLNVEKFGPVTKIYISLPEDSQKGSTSSG comes from the coding sequence GTGAAGCGTGGAAAGGGTGTGTTGAATCTTTTCAAGATCCTGTCCAACCAGACGCGGCTCGACATCCTCATGCTCCTGAGGGAAAGCTGCCTCACAGCTTCCGAAGTGGCCGAAAAACTCAAAATCGATCTTTCGACCGCCTGCAGGTATCTCAGCCAAATGGTTGAAAGTGGCATACTCAACGTCGTTAAAACTCCCAGCGGGGACAGATACGATTTCTCTTCCGTTCGGGTGCTAAGAATGCTCGAAGAGGCCGTGGGATTGGTGTACGAAGATGGAGAAGACCTCGACGTACAGAGTCAAAAGGTCAATGAATTCACACAGTCAAAAAAGTGTTTGGACGTGCGTGGTCAGATGTGCCCCGTGCCAGAGATCATGACCAAAAAGGAACTGGAAAAACTTCAACCTGGAGAAACGTTGTTCGTGCTCTGCGATTATCCGCTCTCGGCAGAAAGGATCACGAGCTTCGCATTGAGAAACGGTTACAGGTTGAACGTTGAAAAGTTCGGGCCAGTCACGAAGATCTACATATCCCTGCCGGAAGACAGCCAGAAAGGTTCAACTTCTTCTGGGTGA
- the tusB gene encoding sulfurtransferase complex subunit TusB, with protein MALILVKYGTDHSVEQLKIKSAKAEDKIVLIQNGVYWALKDLETPAKVYAIKDDFLARGYSEEDAKVNLISYSEFIDLLESEEKFIG; from the coding sequence ATGGCTTTGATACTCGTCAAGTACGGAACGGATCATTCCGTTGAACAGCTCAAGATAAAATCTGCAAAGGCCGAAGACAAGATCGTGCTCATACAGAACGGCGTCTACTGGGCTTTGAAAGATTTAGAAACACCTGCGAAAGTCTACGCGATCAAGGACGACTTCCTCGCGAGGGGATACTCCGAAGAAGATGCGAAAGTGAATCTGATCAGCTACAGCGAATTCATCGACCTTCTGGAAAGTGAGGAAAAATTCATAGGCTGA